The sequence below is a genomic window from Nostoc flagelliforme CCNUN1.
GTCTTTATTGGCTTCCGCTTGCTGGGCGGACTCTGCACGAGTTAGCCACCACTGATGCCCCATTTGGTAAAGCTGGTTGGCCGCAGCCCAAATTAAATCTCGTTCGCGGATCAATTCCTCAATAGGAATTTCTTTAAGAACTGGGACGACAAAAAATCGGCGGCTGCCCGTGGGGTCGTTGAGTAATTCTTGCTCGTTTGAGGTGGCCACCAACAGGCAAGCTCTAGGATGCTCTTTGATTTCTCGGTCGTAGGGAATGCGAAACGGATCAACGGTGTTACTCAAAAATTTCTTGAAGGAACTAACGTCTTTTTTCTTATATATGTGTTCTATTTCTGCCAGTTCAATTCCCCAGAAGTAATGCAGCTTCATTAACTCGTCCTTTTCACTGCTGTCGCTGAGTTCGTCGGTAAACCAGTCTGCGCCGAACAGTTCTTTCCAGAATGTGCTTTTCCTTAGTCCCTGTTCGCCAACCAAGACACAAATATCTTCCGCTTTCTCGCCTGGTCGTCTGGCCCTGGAGACTGCGGCGATGAGTGATTTTTTAATGTAAGTGTTGTGCAGTGGGTCGTTAGTGCCAAAGTATCTAAGGGCTAGGTTATTCAGAATTGATAAGTCTGGACTAGGGAACCTGGCTTCAAGGTCGTCGAGATATTCAACTACTGGGTTGTAAGCGTTGGCTTTTGCGATCGACATAACTATTGAGTGAGCATCTTCTTTTGAGATATCCATGTCAAACTCTAGTGCTATGTAGAGTTTTAATAGGTCTAAATCCATTCGGGAATTGTCGAACTCAATATATTTTTTGAGTGTATTCAACCGAATGGAATCACCCCATCCTTGGCTGATGATTTTGTAGGCACGAGACATCCTAGATTTTCTCTCTTCGTCATCGAATTCGATTTCTTGAGCTTTTCGCTTTTCATCCAATTCTTTTTTCCACTCTTCAATAGTGGAGGCTTCATCGATTAGCTTCTTAAATTCATCACCACCCTTGGTAGCAATAAAGTCATCCATCCCTTTTAGTTCAAGAGATGGCAATGTGATAATCATCACTTTGGAACCAGTTGCAGATAAATCACGAGCTAGCGATATCAGTGCATATTGAACTGGACGTTTGTCGATGATGTCAGCATCAAAAGCTAGGTAAAAAGTCCGGCCAAATCCCGCAAATGCTTCCAGCCAGTAATGTAATCTGCCGTTTTTTCTACAGGTAGTCACACCCGGAATGCTGATAGTAGGAATACCCAGAGCTAGCCCCGCACCTGCTTTTTTAGCACCTTCGGTTATGAGAACTGGTTTACTTTTATCTTCTATTATTGCTTTCCAAAAGTTCTCAATACCTGTATTCAAAAATAATGGTGCTGTATTGGCTCCTGTTGCACCTATGTATTTTTG
It includes:
- a CDS encoding VapE domain-containing protein, with the translated sequence MILSTLSVVNGVLERHWKEFKSSAISDTIIDLNFRTIEDSRELDRVLNRNTKSRRKHSDHLVPAWCVSGVDPLTGENTLEGVQVKPDTPSSDKKGKLQKYIGATGANTAPLFLNTGIENFWKAIIEDKSKPVLITEGAKKAGAGLALGIPTISIPGVTTCRKNGRLHYWLEAFAGFGRTFYLAFDADIIDKRPVQYALISLARDLSATGSKVMIITLPSLELKGMDDFIATKGGDEFKKLIDEASTIEEWKKELDEKRKAQEIEFDDEERKSRMSRAYKIISQGWGDSIRLNTLKKYIEFDNSRMDLDLLKLYIALEFDMDISKEDAHSIVMSIAKANAYNPVVEYLDDLEARFPSPDLSILNNLALRYFGTNDPLHNTYIKKSLIAAVSRARRPGEKAEDICVLVGEQGLRKSTFWKELFGADWFTDELSDSSEKDELMKLHYFWGIELAEIEHIYKKKDVSSFKKFLSNTVDPFRIPYDREIKEHPRACLLVATSNEQELLNDPTGSRRFFVVPVLKEIPIEELIRERDLIWAAANQLYQMGHQWWLTRAESAQQAEANKDYQTSDPWEEKVLSFIRGRDWVTTHDILFTALGIETGRQDIMSQKRVAGIMKINGWHKQRKWIDGHALQTWVRKVEKTSGSCGSCGSNQSAQGFEHDPHTKTYVDHVDHIEPDKVSFVTNEQFSDPHDPHTKTYVDHLEPSHSKNDPHDPHDPHTFQTFPEKNSVQHEPTEKPNTISSKKDFNFWLIDPTPLSLHIATHLGDIICTATPVATILNAAKMPGGYECLMTWQWPTGGQAQTTVGLTEAGDFEEGAKKIAKEWLKKQEPWQPQVNRDAMYGGELVKIVGRWQGKWQVELSSGRFQYVRANQLSQPKNP